ACGCACACACTAATTTACGCACACTTTACTTTAATTGAATTTCCTATGTAATCAATCATTTCAGGATCATTTGTTTCGAGTAATGTTACCTGGTAAGAACAAGGACCTGTCCAAACAATTTTTTCTTTCAAAAACACCAGTATGGAAACGGGAACAACGAATTGTTCCTTCTTTTGTTAAATTCATATTACTGGAATGAATTGAGAATACAAATAATAAACTAATTGCAATCAGCGTTATATATTTCATTCAACGACCGCAGACTTATTGATAGTGATCAAAAAATCTTTTTTTATATCTACTAACTCACGCCAATCATTCACTACCCAAACCCAAATTCCTACAAATAGGGATGTGGCAATCCAAAGTCCAATGGTGGAACCGGGTATCAAAAGAAAATCAACTACCCCGTGTTGCATGACTGCTAACACAAATCCAAAACCAATGTATAACCTTTTGCTCGCAGAATCCATTTTCGTGTTACTCTTTAGTAAAAACATTGAAAAACAAAGATTGATAAGCAAATGGATGTTAGAAGAATGAACTGTCCGAGCAAAAAATAGATCTAACTTTTTTTCGTCCGGTTCTCTTGCAATATAATGTGTGTTTTCGATAAAAGAAAACCCCATCGCTACAAAAGATCCAAACAATACTACATTAGGAGAAAAGGTTTTAGTTTTTTTATCATAACCCAACACAAAAGACAAAATCATAATAAAAAAGATTTTGAATGTTTCTTCGGTGATCCCTGCTTGTATGAAAGCCAGATGGGCTGTTTGAGAAAGAAGACTTATTTTTTTCTTTGGCATAAAATCAGTTTCTGGCCAAAGGATAGGATGGAGTCTAAGGATGAGATCTGTGGACAACCAACCAAAAAACAATGCCAAAAGAATTCCTAATACTTCCTGCCAACCTTTCTTAGGTTTGTATGCTTTCCATATGACGATGGCCCAAGGAAGAACCGTAAGCGATCCAATCAAATAATCAATAGAACCAACTTCTTTCATTCTGATAACTCTTCCATATAACGGCCGTCAAATAAGTTGATCATTTCTTTTTGTAAGGGGGTGGGAACAAATTCAGGGTCAATCGGACCATTCCAGAATAACTCAGTCACTCGAATGTCATTTTTGGTTCCCGGCGGTGGCATCAGTGGACCCAAACTCTCCACAAGTTGTAAGGTCCGTAAATCTTGGTCTGGGTAATCAGAGGCTTCCACAAGTTCTACATCAATCACATCCCCATCTTGAGTGATCGTGTAGGCAACTACAGAAGAATATGGATGCGGGGCTTTTGCCCAGTAGTCCATATAACTTTCGGGAATACGCATCTTAGCTGAGATATAATTAGAGTAAGTTGGTGGAACTTTTTTCCCGCGAATTTTTTTGATATAACCTTTGACCGGGCCATTGTCTGCGACTTTCTCGTTGGAGATTTTTTCCCCTTTCTCTTTGTTTTCTGTTTCATTTCCAGTAACAATTCCCCCGTTGAGTCCTTTGGTATCGTCGGGGACATTGGGATCAATAAAATAGAATTCCATTTTTTCTGGCCGGTAATGTTCATTTTTTTGAGAAGACTGGTCTTTCTTTTTATTCCTTTGGAGAGTGATAGGAATCAGAAAAACTAGAGAAATCAAGATCAAATGAAAGAGTAAAGAGAGTGGAAGTACGTTCCGAAAACCTTTGCGTAAACCTGGTTTGAAAAATGGTTCTGACTCCCCAATTTTATCTTCCTTAACGCCTAAGTTTTCCAAACTAAATGATTTTTCGAGTAAGTAAGAAGAGTAAAAATAAATTCCGATTAGTGCCAAAACTGAAAATCCCGCATAAGCTACGTTTTGTGCCGAAATAAAAAAATCTTTATCAGGAACTCCGGGTTTTAATCCAAACCCTGCCAAAAATTGAATTCCAAATATGGGACTTAAGTAAGAGAAAACCCAGACTGCAGAAAACAAAAACAAAAGAAGGGTTAAAAATAAAATAGGGAATCCACGCCAATACTCATAAACATAGACATGTCCAAATCCTGGTAGGATCCGATCTCTAAATTTGGCTTTTTCTTTTACGACTAGTTCCAAACGAAACGGGAAGTGACTCTCTGAAACAACGGCAGCCTTCCATCTTTCTCGAATTCGAATTCCTTCCATATAACTTAGGTAAGGTTTTGCAATCAGAGATGGGATTTTGTTTCTATTAAAACTAAAAAGTAAAATACAAAGAGAAATAGAATAATTAAATACAAATTGGTAAACGTCCACAAGTGGTGCCAGTGGCGAAAGAGATTTATTGGGATGTAATTTTTCGGAGAAATATTGAAATCCGAAATTAAGAAGAAGAGCAAGGAATAATACAAGGAGGAGTGTATCAAATTTTGCATCACGGATTCGCATCTCAGTTCGAATTGTGGAATGTGGATTTTCTGTTTGTAGTTTTGTTTTTCGAACTGTCTCTCTTTTCTGGTTACGACTTCTACTATGGAAGTAGTTTGATATGAGTAATAAAAAACAAAGAACTACAAATCCAAACTTCAACTGAAGGCTTCTAGAATCTTTTGCAAGGAATTCGTTGATCACTCCTTCCCATTCCAAGCCGGACCTGTGAAGAAGTTCCACTGGATAGAATACAATCCAAGAAAGGATATAAACTGCAATGACTGCTAAGGCACGAAGGCGTAACCTGAATTCCCCAGGGAAAGCGAATAGGATTCCAAATGCCAGAAATGGTCCCAAAGAAAACAAGGGGGACATCCAAAGGAAGAAGGTTAAGGATTTTTTAGCCCAGGGAGAGAGTGTTTTTACGTTTGCCGAATCCATTCTTTAGTCTTATCTCAAGGAAAATACTTTGAATTTTCATGGAAAACAAAAAATTTGGCGGATATGGCACAGCCGAAAGAGAAAGAAGAGCAGTCGCTCAAACCCATAGTTGCAGTCTCCAAACGAAGAGGCTTTGTTTTCCCAGGATCCGAAATTTACGGAGGCCTCTCCAACACATTTGACTATGGACCGAACGGAATCGAAGTATTAAACAACCTAAAACGACTTTGGTGGGAATACTTTGTGCACAGAAGGGACGATGTTTTGGGGCTTGATTCCTCCATCCTCCTCCACCCTCGCGTTTGGGAAGCCTCTGGCCATATTTCCAACTTCAATGACCCGCTGATGGACTGCAAAAAATGCAAAACACGAGTACGCGTGGATAAGTTTTTAGAAGATAAGGAAGGGGAAGGTGCCGCCACCGGAAAAAGTTTAGAAGAACTGACAAATACCATAAGAGACAAAGCTTACGCCTGCCCAACTTGCGGAACGGTGGGAAGTTTTACCGATGCCCGCCAGTTCAATTTAATGTTCAAAACCTCCCACGGTGCTTCCGAAGAAGGAGCCACTGACATTTACCTTCGTCCAGAAACCGCACAAGGGATCTTTATCAATTTTAAAAACGTAACCCAAATTGCTCGGAAAAAAGTTCCCTTTGGAATTGCACAAATTGGAAAGTCCTTTCGAAACGAAATCATGGCTCGCCAATTTATCTTTCGGACTCGAGAATTCGAACAAATGGAGATGGAGTTTTTCTGTGAACCTGGAACTCAAAAAGAATGGTTCACCTACTGGGTAAACTACTGCATGGACTGGCTTGTGAATGTAGTGGGACTAAAAAAAGAAAACCTACGAGTGAGAGAACACGCCAAAGAAGAACTTTCTTTTTACAGTGATTCTACAAGTGATATTGAATACAAATATCCCTTTGGTTGGGGAGAACTCTGGGGTGTTGCTTCTCGGACCGATTATGACCTCACCCAACATGAAACCTTTTCTTCCGAAGATTTGAAATACCATGATTTGGATGCAAAGAAAAAATACCTTCCTTATGTTGTTGAACCCGCACTGGGCTTAAATCGACTTTTCCTTGCGGTTCTTTGTGATGCTTACGAAGAAGAAAAGTTAGAAAAAGATGAAATTCGCACTGTCCTTCGTTTTGGAAAAAGAGTGAGCCCGATGAAAGTGGCTATTTTTCCACTCATGAAAAAAGACGGACTCGATCTTAAGGCCAAAGAAATTTATTCTGAGCTTCGCAACCATTGGTATGTGGATTATGATGACAGTGGTGCGATTGGAAAACGTTACCGTCGTCATGACGAAATCGGAACTCCTTATTGTATCACAGTGGACTACGATACGATGAGTGATGGAACTGTCACCGTCAGAGAAAGAGATTCTATGAAACAAGAGAGAATTCCTGTGACAGAATTAAAAACTTACCTGATCAATCGAATGGTTTAGGTGATTAGAGACTTAAACGAATCTGACAGAAACCAAACCATCGAACTCGTAAACCAGTTTTACCGAAAAGTAAACGAACTCGAGTTAGATGGTTTGTTTCGCATCCGTCCAAGGGCCGCAACTAAATTCACCGACATTTACTTCAAACTGATAGGCACAGGGAAAGTTTATATGCGTGGTTCCTTTGAGGAAACGGAACTTGTATCCTTACTCATTGGCCGAGTCGAAGAAAAACCCCATTTAGAAGAAGAAAGAAGCCTATTTATTGACCTTGCCGTGACCAAACTCGGCAAAAAGAAAAAAGGATATATGACTTCACTTTTGGAAGACGTAGACCAATGGTGCAAAGAAAAGTCCATCCCTGCCATCGAACTAAGAGCCATTTTACAAAATGAAGAGGCAGTTCGCTTCTGGGACAAATCTTCCTTTGAAAGGTTTTATATTCGTTACCGCAAAAGAATTTTATAGAACCTTCCTACCAAAAGAATGATTTCTCTATAAAGAGAATCGCAAAAAAACAAAATTAAAGATTCTTATGCTTTCGCAATTTTTTTTGCGATAGGATTTCCTTTCACTAATCGAAACATCCGAAAGATAGGACCCATTACATTTTTAAACAATGGAAAATTTGAAAGTTTAATGAGTTTAAATATCAACTCTAATGAATCATTCATTAATAGTTTTGTATTGATGTATGACTTGGAAGAATCAGACAACCAAAAGTAAACAAGGCCCATTTGTTCCATCCAAAGTAATTCAGGTAATATCACAGCAAGGTCATCTCTGATTTTTAAACTCGATGTTTCTAAGGCATCACGAATGATACCCACTGCTTCCTCTCGTATAAGGATAGTCTCTGGACTAAAAGGAGAAAGGGAATGGCTTGGGTCTCCTGCATGCCTTGCTAACACTTGCAAAAAGATTTTATAATCAGAAAAACTTTCTAATTGGGTTAGGATTATGAATTTAAGTCTGGCTTTAAAATCCTTTGTGGTTTTGAAGAACTGGGTGGACAGTTGTTTGACATCAATTTGTGACTCTCGATAAAAATGTAAGACAATCTCTTCTTTTGTTTTGAAGTGATAATAAGTTAACCCAAGCGAAACTCGAGCTTCTCTAGCGATCCGACGCATAGTAGCAGGTTCATACCCTTCTTTTCGAAACAAAGAAATCGCAGAATTATAGATTCTCTCCTTAGTGGCTTCTCGTTTAGTCAATGTTTGGTTAGATATTTTTTTAGGAACTGAGTTTGGCATATAGAATAAAACTAAAATTAATTTAAGATAAACTGCAAATTCCGGAAGCGCAAGTAATAACTGAACATGTTCAATTATTACAAAAAACCAGGCTTTTTTTCAAAATGACTACGAAAATATCCTTGCCCCAAATAAGGCAGATTGACACAGTTTTATCTTAGAAAATTCAGAGGTGAAATATTTATGATCCGAAAAGGTCTTTTAGCCATTTTTATCACAGTTGCTTTAGCAAGCCCCGTTCTCGCTAGTTCCGGTTCTTCTTCAAAACCACTTGCCGGTACTTACCCTATCATCCTTTCTCATGGCCTTTTCGGCTGGGGCGAAAACTCCGGTGGAATCATTAGCATTGTAAATTACTGGGGTGGAACAGACGATTACCTTAGAAGCCAAGGTGCTACCGTATTTGCTCCAGGTAAAACGGCAGCAAACTCCAATGAAGTCCGTGCTGGGGAATTGAAAGCAGCCATCCTGACTTATGCTGCTGCCACAAACTACACAGGGAAATTCCATATCCTTGGCCACTCCCAAGGTGGACTCGATAGTCGTTATATGGTTTCAAACCTTGGACTTTCAGGACGTACGGCATCCCTCACAACTCTCAATACTCCACACTACGGATCTCCCATTGCAGATATCATTAAAACTGTGCTTCCAGGTTGGATCCAACCATTTGTGGCAAGCATTGTTGAAACTCTTGTCAAAGTAGTTTACGGTGGAACCAACCAACAAAACGCTTTGGCAGCATTGTCTTCTTTAACCAAAGAAGGACTTAGTTCTTTCAACGCCTACACTCCAAACAAAACTGGTGTGAAGTATTTCTCTTACGGATCTTACATCACTCTTCCTGACCTCATCCAACACCCGCTGATGGGAATCCTTCACCCTGCTTGTGCCGCTGGTGGACTTTTCCAAGGCCAAGGTGCTACTAACGACGGACTCGTTCCGCTTTCTTCTCAAAAATGGGGAACTTGGAAAGGTGGACCATCTTATGGAATCTTCACTACTGGTGTAGACCATTTGCAGGCTTCCAACACTCTTCGATCTGGAAGTCTCTGGTATGATGTAGAAGGTTACTATCTAAACATTGCTTCCAACATGAAGGCCAATCAGTAAATAGATCCGATGATTTTTCGAAAACCCAAGCGTTTGCTTGGGTTTTTTTGTTTGCAGAACTTTCCATCCACCTTTTACTACAATACCATCTCCCATGAATGTTAAAAATTTACGTTACCTTAGTTACGGCATTGGAGCTTTACTCCTTGTTTACATTATCTTTCGCACCTTTAGTCCCAACACAATGGAATCCACAAATGATGAAAATCCGAATGATAAAGCAGAATCTTACTTTCGCACCCAAAGCGATGGATTTTCTGTAGACCCTTTTTATTTAGAATCAGCAAAGACCATCTTTACTGCGGATGGACAGTTTTTACGATTTGAGGATATCCTCTCTCGTGCAAAATCAGGAGAACTAAATTTAGTCTCTGAACTTTGGAACTTACGTAGGCAATGTCCTGAAGGAAGCACAAGGGAACAATGCCATGAATACATTAAAGCATTTATCCAAAATGAATACAGTGGAGAAGACGCCAAACGATTGATTGGTATGTTATCCAATTATTTAAAGTACGAAGAAGCAATGGTTCAATTAGATCCAACAAGTAAATCATACACAAACCAAGAAAGATATGAACAAATCAAACAACTGAGAAGGAAGTATTTTGCTAAAGAAGATGCAGAACTCATCTTCGGCTTAGAAGAAGCCACAGCTGATTTTAGTTTTAATAGAAAAAATTTCCTGGATGAAACCAAAAATCTAAAGGCAGACGAAAGAATTCGTTTGTATGAAGACTATCGCAAAAAATCCTTTGGAACTTTCTATAACGCAGTGGCAGCAAGAGAACCTAAGTTTGATAAATTTGAAACTGAAATGGATCTCAGACAAAATGAACTTTCTAAGTTATCTGGAACCGAACGAGAGACAAAAGAAAAAGAAGTTCGGATTCGTTACTTTGGTAAAGATGGAAACGACCGGATGGAAAAGGTTTTAAAAGAAATGAAAGAGGAGGAGGAAAAAATTTCGAAATTACAAGTGGAAGAAAAAAACCTTCTAAAAGCTTATCCTAATCTTTCAGAATCGGAGCGTGAAAAAAAATTAATGGAGCTTAGAGTGCAAACCTTAGGTTCTAAGGAATTGGCAGAGGAATATTCAAGAAGAATGGAATATGAGAAAACACTCAAAAATTCCGGAAATTAAATACCCTCTTCTTTTACTCCTACCAGCTGCGATATTTTTTGCCCTGGCACTCGAACCCTTCGGATTTGCCTCTGCAGGGTTTGTTTGTATTTTCCTAATTCTTTATTTCACCAAACAACTCACAATTGTATCCAGTGGGAAAAAAACACTGCTTGCGACTTTTCTTTTTTCTAGTTTTGTGACTCTCACTAGTTTCTATTGGATTTGGAATGCGATTCGTAATATTTCCGGGCAGGGAGTTGTCATTTCCTCTCTCCTATTTTTAGTGTATGCACTCGTTTCCTTTTATAAAGTGGGAATCATTTTTTTTGGGTCAGTTTATCTCACAAAATTTCGCAACATCAAGGACTCACATTTTTTATTATTTGTCATCCCTTCTCTTTTCTTAATCTCTGATTGGATTTGTCCCATGATCTTTCCTGTGTATTGGGGAGATTTATTTCGGAACAATATACTATGGCGACAGATGGCAAGGTTAGGAACTGAGGTCCTGGGATTTGTCTCCGTTATTTCTACATCCCTTATCTATTTGATGATTCTAAAATCCGATAAAGGTATTCGAACTTATAGCCTATACCTTTTCCCAATTTTTTGTTTTTTCTCACTCAATTTATACTTTCTTTCAGAAACCATCCCCCAAGGCCCAACTCTCCATCTCGCATTACTACAACCAAACACAGAATATGCGAAAAGAGAAGTTCAGGAAAACCATGCCTGGATGACAAAAACCATTCAATCAGTCTATGATATTGGTTTGGAGGCCATTCGTAATTCTCCAAAACCAATTGATTTACTCGTGATGCCAGAGTCCGCCATTCCATTTCTGGGAACCCTTGATTCCAAGGATACCGAATCAACATATAGCAAAAGTTTTGTGGATGTCACGGAGAGTCTTGTCCGATTCAATAATGCACCCCTTGTATTTAATGAACTGGTCTCAGACCAAGGATCGAGAAACTCCCTCACCCTACTGCATCCTATCTCCATGGTTTCAGAACGGAGATACAAACAAGTCTTACTTCCTTTTGGAGAGTATTTACCAGGAGAAAAACAAATTCCCTGGCTCCGAATTTTATTACCGGAGACAAGTCACCATGTTCCCGGAAAACTAACAGACGCTTTAGGGTTTCAAACCAAAACGGGCGAAATAGTTACATTTAGTCCGCTCGTGTGTTATGAAGTAATGTATCCTGAATTAATTCGTAAAATGATGGTTCATTCCCCCTCGGAATTCATTCTCAATCTCACTAACGATTCTTGGTTTGAAAGTCTTACGGAAACACAACAACATGCAGGGGCGGGAAGGCTTCGCTCCATAGAATCTGGAAGGCCTGTTGTGCGAGTAGCAGTGACAGGCCTCACAACTGCTTATGATCCCTGGGGACGAGAGATGATGGGTGAATTACAAACATTCCAAAAAGCCATTGGGTATTTGGATTTGCCGACAGTATTAAAGGAAAGAACAACTCCTTATATCCAAATTGGTCCGAGTCCTTGGCGAATCATGGCCGTTTTTCTTCTATTTTTTGTTTTTTTCCGTAGTCCACGTCGGATACTCCCTCATAAAATGAAAAATGAAATTGAAATTTAGGTAAGGAAAGAAAGGCTATTCGAATATGGAATGGGAAAAAATACTTCGCGATGCAGTCAAAGAAAACTCAATTAAGGAATTGTATCTCCGAAAGGTACCTTCTTTAAAGACCTGCGAAGATTGGAATAAGGTCGTGGAAGTGGGAATGGTAGACCACAAAACGAAGTATGCTTATTATAAGGGTGGTCTTGTAAAATATGGAGAAAGATTGTTTTTTGTAACCCAAGAACGTTTGGATGCAGTCTCTCCCTTTCGTAAATGGGATTTTAAAAACAAAATCAAAGTCACTGATCCGGAACTCACGGTCGGCGAAAAAAAATAAGTCAATTTCTTTCGATTTGGCATGTTTCTAAAAAAAAAGACCAACACATGTTGGTCTTTTTCGTTTATGGGGAGTTTTTACATACTACCGATTCAATCGGATGATCATATTTAATTTTTCTGAGATGGCAATCACTTCCATCACTTTGGATTTCTCAATAATGATTCCCGTTGGGCTCACTTCTTCCAATACAAACTTTTTCCCTTTGATCTGACCGAGGAGTAGTTCCATCACTTGTGAGTCTTTGGTTCTAAGTAGAACCGAGTCCTCTGTAATAGTCACAATGGGTAGATTATTTCCCCAATCATCGAGTAAGAAGAGTAAGTTTTGTGCGAGTTCCGCTTTAGAGGATTCACGTAAGAAATGAATGAAAGTTTCTTTGTCGTACCCAAGGAGAATTCCCAATTGGAAACTATCTTTCGTAAGTAAAAAAGTATAAACTCTGTCGTAGTCTTTCAACTCACAGAATGCTTTTAACAAATGAATTCCATGCAAAGACACTCGATCTGGGAATGCAATGATCGAGAAGTCAGGGTTAATGGTGATTCCACCTTTTTCTGTGAC
This portion of the Leptospira terpstrae serovar Hualin str. LT 11-33 = ATCC 700639 genome encodes:
- a CDS encoding TetR/AcrR family transcriptional regulator; the encoded protein is MPNSVPKKISNQTLTKREATKERIYNSAISLFRKEGYEPATMRRIAREARVSLGLTYYHFKTKEEIVLHFYRESQIDVKQLSTQFFKTTKDFKARLKFIILTQLESFSDYKIFLQVLARHAGDPSHSLSPFSPETILIREEAVGIIRDALETSSLKIRDDLAVILPELLWMEQMGLVYFWLSDSSKSYINTKLLMNDSLELIFKLIKLSNFPLFKNVMGPIFRMFRLVKGNPIAKKIAKA
- a CDS encoding glycine--tRNA ligase — its product is MAQPKEKEEQSLKPIVAVSKRRGFVFPGSEIYGGLSNTFDYGPNGIEVLNNLKRLWWEYFVHRRDDVLGLDSSILLHPRVWEASGHISNFNDPLMDCKKCKTRVRVDKFLEDKEGEGAATGKSLEELTNTIRDKAYACPTCGTVGSFTDARQFNLMFKTSHGASEEGATDIYLRPETAQGIFINFKNVTQIARKKVPFGIAQIGKSFRNEIMARQFIFRTREFEQMEMEFFCEPGTQKEWFTYWVNYCMDWLVNVVGLKKENLRVREHAKEELSFYSDSTSDIEYKYPFGWGELWGVASRTDYDLTQHETFSSEDLKYHDLDAKKKYLPYVVEPALGLNRLFLAVLCDAYEEEKLEKDEIRTVLRFGKRVSPMKVAIFPLMKKDGLDLKAKEIYSELRNHWYVDYDDSGAIGKRYRRHDEIGTPYCITVDYDTMSDGTVTVRERDSMKQERIPVTELKTYLINRMV
- a CDS encoding lipase secretion chaperone, which encodes MNVKNLRYLSYGIGALLLVYIIFRTFSPNTMESTNDENPNDKAESYFRTQSDGFSVDPFYLESAKTIFTADGQFLRFEDILSRAKSGELNLVSELWNLRRQCPEGSTREQCHEYIKAFIQNEYSGEDAKRLIGMLSNYLKYEEAMVQLDPTSKSYTNQERYEQIKQLRRKYFAKEDAELIFGLEEATADFSFNRKNFLDETKNLKADERIRLYEDYRKKSFGTFYNAVAAREPKFDKFETEMDLRQNELSKLSGTERETKEKEVRIRYFGKDGNDRMEKVLKEMKEEEEKISKLQVEEKNLLKAYPNLSESEREKKLMELRVQTLGSKELAEEYSRRMEYEKTLKNSGN
- a CDS encoding PrsW family glutamic-type intramembrane protease codes for the protein MKEVGSIDYLIGSLTVLPWAIVIWKAYKPKKGWQEVLGILLALFFGWLSTDLILRLHPILWPETDFMPKKKISLLSQTAHLAFIQAGITEETFKIFFIMILSFVLGYDKKTKTFSPNVVLFGSFVAMGFSFIENTHYIAREPDEKKLDLFFARTVHSSNIHLLINLCFSMFLLKSNTKMDSASKRLYIGFGFVLAVMQHGVVDFLLIPGSTIGLWIATSLFVGIWVWVVNDWRELVDIKKDFLITINKSAVVE
- a CDS encoding esterase/lipase family protein, giving the protein MIRKGLLAIFITVALASPVLASSGSSSKPLAGTYPIILSHGLFGWGENSGGIISIVNYWGGTDDYLRSQGATVFAPGKTAANSNEVRAGELKAAILTYAAATNYTGKFHILGHSQGGLDSRYMVSNLGLSGRTASLTTLNTPHYGSPIADIIKTVLPGWIQPFVASIVETLVKVVYGGTNQQNALAALSSLTKEGLSSFNAYTPNKTGVKYFSYGSYITLPDLIQHPLMGILHPACAAGGLFQGQGATNDGLVPLSSQKWGTWKGGPSYGIFTTGVDHLQASNTLRSGSLWYDVEGYYLNIASNMKANQ
- a CDS encoding GNAT family N-acetyltransferase; protein product: MIRDLNESDRNQTIELVNQFYRKVNELELDGLFRIRPRAATKFTDIYFKLIGTGKVYMRGSFEETELVSLLIGRVEEKPHLEEERSLFIDLAVTKLGKKKKGYMTSLLEDVDQWCKEKSIPAIELRAILQNEEAVRFWDKSSFERFYIRYRKRIL
- a CDS encoding energy transducer TonB family protein → MDSANVKTLSPWAKKSLTFFLWMSPLFSLGPFLAFGILFAFPGEFRLRLRALAVIAVYILSWIVFYPVELLHRSGLEWEGVINEFLAKDSRSLQLKFGFVVLCFLLLISNYFHSRSRNQKRETVRKTKLQTENPHSTIRTEMRIRDAKFDTLLLVLFLALLLNFGFQYFSEKLHPNKSLSPLAPLVDVYQFVFNYSISLCILLFSFNRNKIPSLIAKPYLSYMEGIRIRERWKAAVVSESHFPFRLELVVKEKAKFRDRILPGFGHVYVYEYWRGFPILFLTLLLFLFSAVWVFSYLSPIFGIQFLAGFGLKPGVPDKDFFISAQNVAYAGFSVLALIGIYFYSSYLLEKSFSLENLGVKEDKIGESEPFFKPGLRKGFRNVLPLSLLFHLILISLVFLIPITLQRNKKKDQSSQKNEHYRPEKMEFYFIDPNVPDDTKGLNGGIVTGNETENKEKGEKISNEKVADNGPVKGYIKKIRGKKVPPTYSNYISAKMRIPESYMDYWAKAPHPYSSVVAYTITQDGDVIDVELVEASDYPDQDLRTLQLVESLGPLMPPPGTKNDIRVTELFWNGPIDPEFVPTPLQKEMINLFDGRYMEELSE
- the lnt gene encoding apolipoprotein N-acyltransferase: MRKHSKIPEIKYPLLLLLPAAIFFALALEPFGFASAGFVCIFLILYFTKQLTIVSSGKKTLLATFLFSSFVTLTSFYWIWNAIRNISGQGVVISSLLFLVYALVSFYKVGIIFFGSVYLTKFRNIKDSHFLLFVIPSLFLISDWICPMIFPVYWGDLFRNNILWRQMARLGTEVLGFVSVISTSLIYLMILKSDKGIRTYSLYLFPIFCFFSLNLYFLSETIPQGPTLHLALLQPNTEYAKREVQENHAWMTKTIQSVYDIGLEAIRNSPKPIDLLVMPESAIPFLGTLDSKDTESTYSKSFVDVTESLVRFNNAPLVFNELVSDQGSRNSLTLLHPISMVSERRYKQVLLPFGEYLPGEKQIPWLRILLPETSHHVPGKLTDALGFQTKTGEIVTFSPLVCYEVMYPELIRKMMVHSPSEFILNLTNDSWFESLTETQQHAGAGRLRSIESGRPVVRVAVTGLTTAYDPWGREMMGELQTFQKAIGYLDLPTVLKERTTPYIQIGPSPWRIMAVFLLFFVFFRSPRRILPHKMKNEIEI